A region from the Campylobacter blaseri genome encodes:
- the clpX gene encoding ATP-dependent Clp protease ATP-binding subunit ClpX, translated as MVKICSFCKEPQKDGVKFLINDKKDAYLCEQCVDMAYEFIHGGENKDVDISNLDNESIKHITPKELKDVLDSYVVGQDRAKKAFSVGVYNHYKRIFKQNDVKDDTEISKSNILFIGPTGSGKTLMAQTLARYLDIPIAICDATSLTEAGYVGEDVENILTKLLQAADGDIKKAEQGIVFVDELDKISRMSENRSITRDVSGEGVQQALLKIIEGSVVNIPPKGGRKHPNQEFIQIDTTNILFVCGGAFDGLNEIINRRIGKNVLGFNQDKRTKKENSNLTHLVESDDLVHYGIIPELLGRLHIIATLDELDKEDMVRILTEPKNAILKQYEKIFAIDGAKLKVDEEALLEVASLAIKRKTGARGLRSIMEEIMLDIMFDLPELKGYDVVITKDVVDGKEKPILIKQDILSE; from the coding sequence ATGGTTAAAATTTGTAGTTTTTGTAAAGAACCACAAAAAGATGGGGTAAAATTTTTAATAAACGATAAAAAAGATGCTTATTTGTGTGAACAATGTGTAGATATGGCATATGAGTTTATACATGGTGGAGAAAATAAAGATGTTGATATCTCAAATTTAGACAATGAAAGTATAAAGCATATAACCCCAAAAGAGTTAAAAGATGTTTTAGATAGTTATGTTGTAGGTCAAGATAGGGCTAAAAAAGCATTTAGTGTTGGGGTTTATAATCATTATAAAAGAATATTTAAACAAAATGATGTTAAAGATGACACTGAAATTTCAAAATCAAATATTTTATTTATAGGACCAACAGGAAGTGGAAAAACTCTAATGGCACAGACTTTGGCAAGATATCTAGATATACCAATAGCAATTTGTGATGCGACAAGCTTAACTGAGGCTGGTTATGTTGGAGAAGATGTTGAAAATATTTTAACCAAGCTTTTACAAGCCGCTGATGGCGATATAAAAAAAGCTGAACAAGGTATTGTTTTTGTAGACGAGTTAGATAAAATTTCTCGTATGAGTGAAAATAGAAGCATTACAAGAGATGTTAGTGGAGAGGGTGTTCAGCAAGCACTATTGAAAATTATTGAAGGAAGTGTTGTAAATATACCTCCAAAAGGTGGCAGAAAACACCCTAATCAAGAATTTATTCAAATTGATACTACAAATATTTTATTTGTTTGTGGTGGTGCATTTGATGGCTTAAATGAAATAATTAATAGAAGAATAGGCAAAAATGTTTTGGGCTTTAATCAAGATAAAAGAACAAAAAAAGAAAATAGTAATCTAACGCATTTAGTTGAAAGTGATGATTTGGTTCATTATGGAATAATTCCTGAATTATTAGGAAGACTTCACATAATTGCAACTTTAGATGAATTAGATAAAGAGGATATGGTAAGAATTTTAACTGAGCCTAAAAATGCTATTTTAAAACAATATGAAAAGATATTTGCAATAGATGGAGCAAAGCTTAAAGTTGATGAAGAGGCACTTTTGGAAGTAGCTAGTTTAGCTATTAAGAGAAAAACAGGTGCAAGAGGGCTTAGAAGTATAATGGAAGAGATTATGCTTGATATTATGTTTGATCTGCCAGAGCTAAAAGGCTATGATGTGGTTATCACAAAAGATGTAGTAGATGGCAAAGAAAAACCAATTTTAATAAAGCAAGATATACTTAGCGAATAA
- a CDS encoding rod shape-determining protein — MLLDTVLGLFSSDMGIDLGTANTLILVKDKGIIINEPSVVAVENQKYGKQKILAVGHEAKEMVGKTPGDIEAIRPMKDGVIADFDMTERMIRYFIEKTHKRKMFISPRIIISVPYGLTQVERKAVRDSALMAGAREVFLIEEPMAAAIGAGLPVQEPKGSLVVDIGGGTTEIGVISLGGLVISKSIRTAGDKFNNSIVNYVKEKYNLLIGERTGEDIKMKVGTAIQLPEELVTIVKGRDQISGLLSRVELTSEDVRESMREALKEIADALKTVLELMPPDLASDIVENGIVLTGGGALIRGIDKYLSDIVKLPVYVADEPLLAVAKGTGKALQEMNILRQLSDE; from the coding sequence ATGTTATTAGATACAGTTTTAGGGCTATTTTCAAGCGATATGGGTATAGATTTAGGAACGGCAAATACTCTTATTTTAGTAAAGGATAAAGGTATTATTATAAATGAGCCAAGTGTTGTTGCAGTTGAAAATCAAAAATATGGCAAACAAAAAATTCTAGCAGTAGGACATGAAGCTAAAGAGATGGTTGGAAAAACACCAGGAGATATAGAGGCAATTCGCCCTATGAAAGATGGCGTTATAGCCGATTTTGATATGACTGAGAGAATGATAAGATATTTTATAGAAAAAACCCATAAAAGAAAGATGTTTATAAGTCCTAGAATTATTATATCAGTTCCTTATGGATTAACTCAAGTGGAGAGAAAAGCTGTTAGAGATAGTGCTTTAATGGCAGGGGCTAGAGAGGTATTTTTGATTGAAGAGCCTATGGCAGCTGCTATTGGAGCAGGGCTTCCTGTGCAAGAACCAAAAGGAAGTTTAGTTGTTGATATAGGTGGTGGAACAACTGAAATAGGGGTTATATCTCTTGGTGGGCTTGTAATAAGCAAATCAATTAGAACAGCAGGCGATAAGTTTAATAATAGCATAGTAAATTATGTAAAAGAAAAATATAATCTTTTAATAGGTGAGCGAACCGGTGAAGATATTAAGATGAAAGTAGGAACTGCTATTCAACTTCCTGAAGAGCTTGTGACTATAGTTAAAGGAAGAGATCAAATAAGTGGTCTTTTAAGTAGGGTAGAACTTACTAGTGAAGATGTTAGAGAATCTATGAGAGAGGCCTTAAAAGAGATAGCAGACGCTTTGAAAACTGTTCTTGAATTAATGCCACCTGATCTTGCTTCAGATATTGTTGAAAATGGTATAGTTTTAACAGGCGGAGGAGCTTTAATTAGAGGAATTGATAAATATTTAAGCGATATAGTAAAACTACCTGTATATGTTGCAGATGAACCGCTTTTAGCAGTTGCTAAAGGAACAGGAAAAGCCTTACAAGAGATGAATATACTAAGACAATTATCAGATGAATAA
- the lpxA gene encoding acyl-ACP--UDP-N-acetylglucosamine O-acyltransferase yields MMNIHNTAIVEDGAILEDGVIVEQFAFISKDAKIGKNSIIKQGSRVVGNTTIGENSKIFSYAIVGEIPQDMSFVNGEKTGLIIGKNAVIHEFCTINSGSHKGDGFTRIGDNAFIMAYCHIAHDCIVGNNIILANNATLAGHVELGDFTVVGGLTPIHQFVKVGQSAMIAGASALSQDIPPFCLAEGNRAYIRGLNLVGIRRRFPKDEVEIINKAYKFIFNQGENIKEQAEILLKNSDNLNVKDMCEFIINTKRGIPLKKGKI; encoded by the coding sequence ATAATGAATATCCATAATACTGCTATTGTTGAAGATGGTGCTATTTTAGAAGATGGCGTTATAGTTGAGCAATTTGCATTTATAAGCAAGGATGCAAAAATAGGTAAAAATAGTATTATAAAACAAGGTTCAAGAGTTGTTGGAAACACAACTATTGGAGAAAATAGTAAAATTTTTAGCTATGCAATCGTTGGTGAGATTCCGCAAGATATGAGCTTCGTAAACGGCGAAAAAACAGGGCTTATAATAGGTAAAAATGCAGTTATTCATGAGTTTTGCACTATAAACTCAGGCTCTCATAAAGGCGATGGTTTTACAAGAATCGGAGATAATGCTTTTATAATGGCATATTGTCATATAGCGCATGATTGTATAGTAGGAAATAATATTATTTTGGCAAACAACGCAACACTAGCAGGACATGTTGAGCTTGGAGATTTTACTGTTGTTGGAGGGCTTACTCCTATTCACCAATTTGTAAAAGTTGGGCAAAGTGCTATGATAGCAGGAGCTAGTGCTTTGTCTCAAGATATTCCACCATTTTGTTTAGCTGAGGGAAATAGGGCTTATATTAGAGGATTAAATCTAGTTGGCATTAGAAGAAGATTCCCTAAAGATGAGGTTGAAATAATTAATAAAGCCTATAAATTTATTTTTAATCAAGGTGAGAACATAAAAGAACAAGCTGAAATTTTATTAAAAAATAGTGATAATTTAAATGTAAAAGATATGTGCGAATTTATAATAAATACAAAAAGAGGAATTCCTCTAAAAAAAGGAAAAATTTGA
- the mreC gene encoding rod shape-determining protein MreC gives MNKLKPILFIAIFLSLSIYIGSNIKGSIVGISNNFVSAFKNGKEFITNKINNHFYQAQEIQKLRTENQILRKESTLLNTVANELNQILKDTKSIQFSPDVQISRILSYVNISDYSKFWIDFKGIKKDEIRGAIYQGNTAGIITQKDGNAVAILQTDPKSSFSVAIGDSKIPGIANGDGKNVVVKFIPQWLKPEIGEEVYTSGMDNIFFAGVPVGKIKEIVDDDLYKSAIIEPYFKENIPTFLYIVIKER, from the coding sequence ATGAATAAACTTAAGCCAATATTATTTATAGCTATTTTTTTAAGCTTATCTATATATATTGGTTCAAATATAAAAGGAAGTATTGTAGGCATTTCAAATAATTTTGTTAGTGCTTTTAAAAATGGTAAAGAATTTATTACAAATAAAATCAATAACCATTTTTATCAAGCACAAGAAATTCAAAAATTAAGAACAGAAAATCAAATTTTAAGAAAAGAATCAACCCTACTAAATACAGTTGCAAATGAATTAAATCAAATTTTAAAAGATACAAAATCAATACAATTTTCTCCAGATGTACAAATTTCAAGGATATTATCATATGTAAATATCAGTGATTATAGTAAATTTTGGATAGATTTTAAAGGTATTAAAAAAGATGAAATTCGTGGTGCAATTTATCAAGGAAATACAGCAGGAATAATAACTCAAAAAGATGGTAATGCTGTGGCTATATTGCAAACCGATCCAAAGTCATCTTTTTCTGTTGCTATTGGTGATAGCAAAATTCCAGGAATTGCTAATGGAGATGGTAAAAATGTAGTAGTGAAGTTTATACCACAATGGCTAAAACCTGAGATTGGAGAAGAGGTTTATACTAGTGGAATGGATAATATCTTTTTTGCTGGAGTTCCTGTTGGTAAAATAAAAGAGATAGTAGACGATGACTTATACAAAAGTGCCATTATAGAACCTTATTTTAAAGAAAATATACCGACATTTTTGTATATCGTCATAAAGGAGAGATGA
- a CDS encoding ABC transporter permease produces the protein MNKKNVIISLVLIFILALFASFSPGVFLKPNIYFSYLSSIPIILILCIGLLPLIIAGEFDMSFPATMAMGGFVFSYTFNTTNSMFLALILALFFGVIAGALNAFLVVNIKVNSIIATIGTQFFFRGLAVVLSSGLSLSLANANGLLKEIFVGRVTPFEIPMQAFWAIIICLLTYLFIFRHKFGDSVLFTGDNEKAAKMLGINVAKTRYILFINMGIMSTLAGIILSLEFINWWPTQGEGYMLLVFAAIFIGGTGAKGGSGSIYGTIIGSIIIGIMESGIVAMGFDAFYTRVVYGAIIVISVIFYSKFEESKN, from the coding sequence ATGAATAAAAAAAATGTAATTATAAGTTTAGTTTTAATCTTTATTTTGGCACTTTTTGCCTCATTTTCGCCCGGAGTTTTTTTAAAACCAAATATATATTTTAGCTATCTTTCTAGCATTCCTATAATCTTAATTTTATGTATAGGTTTGCTTCCGCTTATAATAGCTGGAGAGTTTGATATGAGCTTTCCTGCAACTATGGCAATGGGAGGGTTTGTATTTTCATACACTTTTAACACTACAAACTCTATGTTTTTGGCTTTGATTTTGGCTCTATTTTTTGGAGTTATAGCAGGGGCATTAAATGCCTTTTTAGTTGTAAATATAAAGGTAAACTCAATAATTGCAACCATTGGAACTCAATTTTTCTTTAGAGGACTTGCTGTTGTTTTAAGCAGTGGGCTATCTTTGTCTTTAGCAAATGCAAATGGTTTATTAAAAGAGATTTTTGTGGGTAGAGTAACTCCATTTGAAATACCTATGCAAGCTTTTTGGGCAATTATAATATGTCTATTAACCTATCTTTTCATATTTAGACACAAATTTGGAGATAGTGTTCTTTTTACAGGAGATAACGAAAAAGCTGCTAAAATGCTTGGTATAAATGTGGCTAAAACCAGGTATATTCTTTTTATAAATATGGGCATTATGAGCACACTTGCAGGGATAATTTTAAGCTTAGAGTTTATAAATTGGTGGCCAACTCAAGGCGAAGGGTATATGCTTTTAGTTTTTGCAGCTATTTTTATAGGTGGAACTGGAGCAAAAGGAGGAAGTGGGAGTATTTATGGAACTATCATTGGAAGTATAATAATTGGCATAATGGAAAGTGGCATAGTTGCTATGGGATTTGATGCTTTTTATACTAGGGTTGTATATGGTGCGATTATAGTAATTTCGGTTATATTTTACTCAAAATTTGAAGAGAGTAAAAATTAA
- the carB gene encoding carbamoyl-phosphate synthase large subunit: MPKRDDFKSVLVIGSGPIVIGQACEFDYSGTQAVKTLKKLGYKVVLINSNPATVMTDQDFADSTYIEPITKDSILRIIKKEKIDAILPTMGGQVALNVGMEVYDSKEAPEVKFIGISPEAIKRGEDRVSFKETMVEIGMDLPKSSYAYNMEEALKAAEEIGFPLIIRASYTLGGAGSGVAYNIDEFKKLAANGIQISPIHEILIEESLLGWKEMEMEIIRDTKDQCIVICPIENIDPMGIHTGDSITIAPTLTMNDKDYQKMKKASFDIVRAIGVDCGGSNIQFALDPKSDRMVVIEMNPRVSRSSALASKATGYPIAKVSTMLAVGFTLDEIKDDMTGRSAYYEPEVDYIVTKVPKFAFEKFAGADPQLGTAMKSVGEVMSIGGNFKESLQKALCSLESGLSGFDDIKISDTDLRYKLRHADDKRILYVAQAFRNGYSIDELYDLTKIEKYFLREIQEIVDVENSIDMDILNDKERLREIKSMGFSDKRIAYLINKKENLDLTQNDIYFARSKFGITHVYKKVDTSAGKLHTDISYLYSKTPNDGLKDLPVDNKNKKVLIIGGGPNRIGQGIEFDYCCVHASYALRDLGVTTIMYNCNPETVSTDYDTSDILYFEPIDFEHVRTVIERENPDGIIVHFGGQTPLKFAKKIQMLGAKIIGTSARVIDMAEDREKFSKFIKEIGVKQPVNDTAISKEDALKKAQNIGYPVLVRPSYVLGGRAMKRVHNEEELKAYMDEAVSVSHHSPVLLDKFLEDGIELDVDAISDGKDVYIGAIIEHIEEAGIHSGDSAGMLPPYSINRQMIDEIEEKTKDIALSLGVIGLMNIQFAIYKDELYMIEVNPRASRTVPFVSKATGIPMAKVATRVMWQGNLRESLKFYDTFNIVYEEKGILKPKMKKQICVKESVFPFNKLVGSDLDLGPEMKSTGEVMGISDSFEKSFIKSQISANNLLPVEGEVFLSLADKDKKDSVGLAKNLIKEGFKLVSTSGTHKFLKEHNIDSELIYKISEGRPNVEDRIKNEKIKLVINTSDSKSYTEDGAKIREGVLRYNIPYFRTIKEALVASRSISTLKDKTALEVKSIQEWLKD, from the coding sequence ATGCCAAAAAGAGATGATTTTAAATCAGTGTTAGTTATAGGTAGTGGACCTATTGTAATCGGTCAAGCTTGTGAGTTTGATTATAGTGGGACTCAAGCCGTAAAAACTCTAAAAAAATTAGGTTATAAAGTAGTTTTGATAAACTCAAATCCTGCAACAGTAATGACAGATCAAGATTTTGCTGATTCGACCTATATAGAACCTATAACAAAAGATAGTATTTTAAGAATTATAAAAAAAGAAAAAATAGATGCTATTTTGCCTACTATGGGCGGTCAGGTAGCACTAAATGTTGGAATGGAGGTTTATGATAGTAAAGAAGCTCCAGAGGTTAAATTTATAGGTATTAGTCCTGAGGCGATAAAAAGAGGTGAAGATAGAGTATCTTTCAAAGAAACTATGGTTGAGATAGGAATGGATTTACCAAAATCAAGTTATGCTTATAATATGGAAGAAGCTTTAAAAGCTGCTGAAGAGATAGGGTTTCCACTTATTATAAGAGCAAGCTATACATTAGGTGGTGCAGGAAGTGGGGTTGCTTATAATATTGATGAGTTTAAAAAACTTGCTGCAAATGGTATACAAATAAGCCCAATTCATGAAATTTTGATAGAAGAGAGTTTGCTTGGTTGGAAAGAGATGGAAATGGAGATAATACGCGATACAAAAGATCAATGTATTGTTATCTGTCCTATTGAAAATATAGATCCAATGGGAATTCACACAGGTGATAGTATTACCATAGCTCCAACTTTAACTATGAATGACAAAGATTATCAAAAAATGAAAAAAGCAAGCTTTGATATAGTCCGTGCTATCGGGGTTGATTGTGGTGGAAGCAACATTCAGTTTGCACTTGATCCAAAAAGCGATAGAATGGTTGTTATAGAGATGAATCCAAGAGTTTCAAGAAGCTCAGCACTTGCTAGTAAAGCAACAGGTTATCCTATCGCAAAAGTTTCAACTATGCTTGCTGTTGGTTTTACGCTTGATGAGATAAAAGACGATATGACAGGAAGATCGGCTTATTATGAACCTGAAGTTGATTATATAGTTACTAAAGTTCCTAAATTTGCATTTGAGAAATTTGCTGGTGCAGATCCTCAGCTAGGCACTGCAATGAAGAGTGTTGGCGAGGTTATGAGTATAGGTGGAAATTTTAAAGAGAGCCTTCAAAAAGCACTTTGTTCACTTGAAAGTGGATTAAGTGGATTTGATGATATTAAGATAAGCGATACAGATTTAAGATACAAATTAAGACATGCTGATGATAAGAGAATTTTATATGTAGCTCAAGCATTTAGAAATGGTTATAGTATTGATGAGCTTTATGATTTAACTAAAATTGAAAAGTATTTTTTAAGAGAAATTCAAGAGATAGTAGATGTTGAAAACAGCATAGATATGGATATTTTAAATGATAAAGAGAGACTAAGAGAGATTAAATCTATGGGCTTTTCAGACAAAAGAATTGCCTATCTTATAAACAAAAAAGAAAATCTTGATTTAACACAAAATGATATATATTTTGCAAGGTCAAAATTTGGCATTACCCATGTTTATAAAAAGGTTGATACAAGTGCAGGAAAACTTCATACAGATATCTCATATCTTTATTCAAAAACTCCAAATGATGGGTTAAAAGATTTACCAGTTGATAATAAAAACAAAAAAGTTTTAATAATTGGTGGTGGACCAAATAGAATTGGTCAAGGCATTGAGTTTGATTATTGTTGTGTGCATGCAAGCTATGCTTTGCGTGATTTAGGAGTTACAACAATTATGTATAACTGCAACCCTGAAACAGTTAGCACGGATTATGATACAAGCGATATTTTATACTTTGAACCAATTGATTTTGAACATGTAAGAACAGTCATTGAAAGAGAAAATCCAGATGGCATAATAGTTCATTTTGGTGGACAAACACCACTTAAATTTGCTAAAAAAATTCAAATGCTTGGAGCTAAAATAATAGGAACAAGTGCAAGAGTTATTGATATGGCTGAAGATAGAGAGAAATTTAGTAAATTCATAAAAGAAATTGGTGTAAAACAACCTGTAAATGACACAGCTATCAGTAAAGAAGATGCACTTAAAAAGGCTCAAAATATAGGATATCCTGTTTTAGTTCGTCCAAGTTATGTTTTAGGTGGTCGTGCTATGAAAAGAGTTCATAATGAAGAGGAGCTGAAAGCATATATGGACGAAGCAGTTAGTGTTAGCCACCACTCTCCTGTGTTGCTTGATAAGTTTTTAGAAGATGGAATTGAGCTTGATGTTGATGCGATTAGTGATGGAAAAGATGTTTATATAGGGGCGATTATTGAACATATTGAAGAGGCTGGAATTCATTCAGGCGATAGTGCGGGAATGTTGCCACCTTATAGTATAAACAGGCAAATGATAGATGAAATAGAAGAAAAAACAAAAGATATAGCCTTAAGTTTAGGCGTAATTGGACTTATGAATATACAATTTGCCATATATAAAGATGAACTCTATATGATTGAAGTTAATCCTAGAGCTAGCAGAACTGTTCCATTTGTAAGCAAAGCAACAGGTATTCCTATGGCAAAGGTTGCTACAAGAGTAATGTGGCAAGGAAATTTAAGAGAATCACTTAAATTTTACGATACTTTTAATATTGTATACGAAGAAAAAGGTATATTAAAACCAAAGATGAAAAAACAAATTTGTGTTAAAGAGAGCGTTTTTCCTTTTAATAAATTAGTAGGCTCTGATCTTGATTTAGGACCTGAGATGAAAAGCACAGGTGAGGTTATGGGCATAAGTGACAGTTTTGAAAAAAGTTTTATAAAGTCTCAAATTTCAGCTAATAATTTACTACCTGTAGAAGGTGAAGTGTTTTTGAGTTTGGCCGACAAAGATAAAAAAGATAGTGTAGGTTTAGCTAAAAATTTAATAAAAGAAGGGTTTAAATTAGTATCTACATCAGGAACGCATAAATTTTTAAAAGAACACAATATAGATAGTGAATTAATTTATAAAATTAGCGAAGGTCGCCCAAATGTTGAAGATAGGATAAAAAATGAAAAGATTAAACTAGTGATTAATACAAGCGATAGTAAAAGCTATACAGAAGATGGTGCTAAAATTCGCGAGGGCGTACTTAGATATAACATTCCATATTTTAGAACTATAAAAGAGGCATTAGTTGCTTCTAGGTCTATCTCTACACTCAAAGACAAAACAGCATTAGAGGTTAAAAGTATCCAAGAGTGGTTAAAAGACTAA